The proteins below come from a single Psychrobacter sp. PL19 genomic window:
- a CDS encoding nitrilase-related carbon-nitrogen hydrolase, whose protein sequence is MTIAAVQLNSQQDIEANLVNIQAAIKDAASQGATLVVLPENCCSMGQQFATAERFEALSATLADYARQQGVYLIAGTLPCLYRPDGVTVPDGRLRQVSQLFAPDGKQVARYDKIHLFTATVADKQGSYNEAATFEPGTQTVVAALKANESVYNLGMMVCFDLRFPALAQRLRQAGADILSAPSAFTYLTGQAHWSLLLQARALDSQCMVIGAAQGGDHIYKDGNIRQTWGHSAITAYDSKIMTSYDDSELNRQNTDQGSAKDYALVLATLDKPAQEQARQKLPIFQCHRLA, encoded by the coding sequence TCAGCAAGATATTGAAGCCAATCTCGTCAATATCCAAGCTGCCATTAAGGACGCCGCCAGCCAAGGTGCTACGCTTGTGGTGTTGCCTGAAAACTGCTGTAGCATGGGACAGCAGTTTGCGACTGCCGAGCGTTTTGAAGCGCTATCTGCGACGCTAGCAGATTATGCCCGTCAACAGGGTGTCTACCTAATTGCCGGCACGCTACCCTGTCTGTATCGCCCTGATGGCGTCACAGTGCCTGATGGTCGATTGCGTCAAGTCAGCCAGCTGTTTGCCCCTGACGGCAAGCAAGTAGCGCGCTATGACAAAATTCATTTATTTACCGCCACCGTCGCCGATAAGCAAGGCAGCTATAATGAAGCAGCAACGTTTGAGCCCGGTACGCAAACTGTGGTCGCAGCGCTAAAAGCTAATGAGTCGGTTTATAATTTAGGTATGATGGTTTGTTTTGATTTGCGCTTCCCAGCACTAGCACAGCGTCTGCGCCAAGCGGGTGCTGATATTCTCAGCGCTCCTTCTGCCTTCACTTACCTGACTGGTCAAGCGCACTGGTCGCTATTGCTACAGGCGCGCGCCTTAGACAGTCAATGTATGGTTATTGGGGCCGCTCAAGGCGGTGACCATATTTATAAGGATGGCAATATTCGCCAAACATGGGGGCATTCGGCAATTACGGCTTATGACAGCAAAATCATGACTAGTTATGATGACAGCGAACTTAACCGCCAAAATACAGATCAAGGTAGCGCTAAGGACTACGCACTGGTACTGGCCACTTTAGATAAACCCGCACAAGAACAAGCACGGCAAAAGCTACCCATATTCCAATGTCATCGGTTAGCATAA